Proteins encoded in a region of the Candidatus Nezhaarchaeota archaeon genome:
- the speD gene encoding adenosylmethionine decarboxylase, whose amino-acid sequence MELGRHIIIELYSCPPNLINDEAFIKNVMIEAVKVANGNVCGAFFHKFNPQGLTGVVIISESHISIHTWPEYGYAAVDVFTCGERMDPWKAYNYIVKNLKPSNVNVLEIKRGLIPRVKH is encoded by the coding sequence ATAGAATTAGGAAGACACATAATAATTGAGTTATACAGCTGCCCTCCAAATCTTATAAACGATGAAGCCTTCATAAAAAATGTTATGATCGAAGCAGTAAAAGTAGCTAACGGCAATGTATGTGGAGCCTTCTTTCACAAGTTTAATCCCCAAGGTCTAACGGGTGTAGTAATAATATCGGAGTCACACATATCAATACACACGTGGCCTGAATATGGCTATGCTGCTGTTGACGTCTTTACGTGTGGTGAACGCATGGATCCATGGAAAGCCTACAATTACATAGTCAAAAACCTTAAACCATCAAACGTCAACGTCTTAGAGATAAAGAGAGGATTAATACCAAGAGTAAAACACTAA
- a CDS encoding metallophosphoesterase, translating to MWVLALILIILALSTMVYSFWDVPPITQKLPTTIHGINVKVVGLISDTHTHLPILGIKLPERVFEIFKEANVSLIIHAGDIVDLNVIRELERIAAVVAVYGNTDPPEIRALMPAMAIIEVNGKRVGVIHDVGVPPLWGTDKMERIASENNLDVLVFGHTHKPFLKIKGDVIFINPGSPINPLPPLFVKRTVGLLVITEDKIEPYIIEI from the coding sequence TTGTGGGTTCTTGCTTTAATATTAATCATACTAGCCTTATCGACTATGGTTTACTCATTTTGGGATGTTCCTCCAATCACACAGAAATTGCCCACAACTATCCACGGCATTAATGTAAAAGTTGTAGGGTTGATATCTGACACTCATACGCATCTTCCAATTTTAGGCATTAAACTTCCTGAGAGAGTTTTTGAGATATTTAAAGAAGCTAATGTAAGCTTGATAATACATGCTGGAGATATAGTTGATCTCAATGTTATCAGAGAGTTGGAAAGAATAGCTGCTGTAGTGGCAGTTTACGGGAATACGGATCCGCCCGAAATAAGGGCCCTTATGCCCGCTATGGCCATAATTGAGGTGAATGGTAAGAGGGTAGGAGTTATACACGACGTCGGTGTTCCCCCTCTCTGGGGAACAGATAAAATGGAAAGAATAGCGAGCGAAAATAACCTTGACGTACTCGTCTTTGGCCACACTCATAAGCCGTTTCTCAAAATAAAGGGGGATGTTATTTTCATAAATCCAGGCAGCCCCATTAACCCACTGCCACCCCTCTTTGTGAAGCGGACTGTCGGATTATTAGTAATAACGGAGGATAAGATAGAGCCGTATATCATCGAAATATAA
- a CDS encoding 50S ribosomal protein L10, whose amino-acid sequence MALQVLRSIDKKRRLIDELIRMIGEHRTVVLADIAGLRALQLQRLRSKLRETVKIKVAKNSLIRKAIEELEGKGLNLSSLKEFLEGQTAVIASNLNPFEVYNILERSKVNAKAKPGDIAPKDIVLPAGNTGLTPGPILSVFKKFKVPIKIEEGSIHITKDSVVVKAGETIPAEIADLLGKFGIEPMEIGLKVKVAYSDGLIFKLSDLKIDIEGYRRMLSDAASKALSLAINATFITTESAPYIIARAVMEAKSLAINTCYPTSETIGYILAKAQAQATALSNLVRGMIT is encoded by the coding sequence TTGGCTTTACAAGTTTTGAGGTCAATTGATAAGAAGAGGAGGTTAATTGATGAGTTAATAAGAATGATTGGTGAGCACAGGACGGTAGTGTTGGCTGATATAGCGGGACTGCGGGCATTGCAACTTCAAAGACTTAGGAGTAAGCTAAGAGAGACAGTTAAGATCAAGGTTGCCAAGAACAGCCTTATCAGAAAGGCCATAGAAGAACTGGAGGGGAAGGGGTTAAATTTATCTTCCTTAAAGGAGTTCTTAGAGGGGCAAACAGCTGTTATAGCATCCAACTTGAATCCATTTGAGGTCTATAATATTCTTGAGAGGAGCAAAGTTAATGCTAAGGCTAAACCAGGTGACATAGCGCCTAAAGACATAGTGCTACCAGCTGGTAATACGGGCCTTACCCCAGGTCCTATTTTGAGCGTATTCAAGAAGTTTAAGGTGCCAATTAAGATAGAAGAGGGCTCAATCCACATAACTAAAGACTCTGTAGTCGTAAAGGCTGGTGAGACCATACCTGCAGAAATAGCTGATCTTCTAGGCAAGTTTGGCATAGAGCCTATGGAAATTGGATTGAAGGTCAAGGTAGCTTATTCGGATGGACTGATCTTTAAATTAAGTGACTTAAAAATAGATATAGAAGGTTACAGGAGGATGTTATCTGATGCTGCTTCTAAAGCACTCTCGTTAGCAATAAACGCAACCTTCATTACGACTGAAAGTGCACCTTACATAATTGCCAGAGCCGTTATGGAGGCAAAGAGTTTAGCAATAAATACTTGTTATCCCACAAGTGAGACCATAGGTTACATCTTAGCTAAAGCTCAAGCGCAGGCTACAGCACTAAGTAATCTAGTGAGAGGTATGATTACGTAA
- the speE gene encoding polyamine aminopropyltransferase, translating to MVITTKWRWIVEYQTNSVAVIHMVKNLLYSGSSKYQNIDVIETEDYGTCLVLDGKIQSATVDEFIYHEALVHPAMTTHPSPEVTLIIGGGEGATAREVLKHKIVKRVVMVDLDEEVVQVSRKYIPQLSAGAFEDKRLNLIFDDGRAYLEKSREKYDVIIIDVTDPLRGGPSYLLYTKQFYELVRRSLNPDGIMVTQATSTFYSRKSYTVIYNTIRQVFPITRAYSAWIPSYISSWGFVLASLKYDPLALTEDEIKARLSGRGVIDLKFYSSEYHKPLFALPTYLRKALEEEKDVATDENPTFMPA from the coding sequence GTGGTCATCACGACAAAGTGGAGATGGATAGTTGAGTACCAGACAAACTCCGTCGCAGTAATCCACATGGTGAAGAACCTCCTCTATAGTGGTAGTTCCAAGTATCAAAACATAGATGTTATTGAAACAGAAGATTATGGTACATGCCTGGTTCTTGATGGTAAGATTCAATCAGCAACAGTTGATGAATTTATATATCACGAAGCTTTAGTTCATCCAGCCATGACCACTCACCCCTCACCAGAAGTCACCCTCATAATTGGTGGTGGTGAGGGAGCTACTGCACGTGAAGTCTTAAAACATAAGATTGTTAAAAGAGTGGTCATGGTGGACTTAGATGAAGAGGTAGTCCAGGTTTCTAGAAAATACATCCCCCAGCTTAGCGCTGGAGCATTTGAAGATAAGAGGCTCAACCTCATCTTCGATGATGGGAGAGCTTATCTTGAAAAGAGTCGTGAGAAATACGACGTGATCATTATTGACGTAACTGACCCCTTAAGGGGAGGCCCCTCATACCTCCTCTACACCAAGCAATTCTATGAACTTGTAAGAAGATCTCTTAACCCGGATGGGATCATGGTTACACAGGCAACATCAACATTTTACAGCCGAAAGTCGTATACCGTCATTTACAATACTATAAGGCAAGTCTTTCCAATAACTAGGGCTTACTCTGCTTGGATTCCATCATATATATCTTCATGGGGATTTGTCTTAGCATCCCTTAAATACGACCCTCTAGCTCTAACGGAAGATGAGATAAAAGCTAGGTTAAGTGGAAGGGGGGTCATAGATCTTAAGTTTTACTCTTCTGAGTATCATAAACCTCTATTTGCACTACCAACGTACCTACGAAAGGCTTTAGAAGAGGAAAAGGATGTAGCGACAGATGAGAACCCAACCTTCATGCCAGCATAG
- the thiL gene encoding thiamine-phosphate kinase, giving the protein MKVSDVGEWLLIDKIWRILMRDPKEIMGSNDDVVARRVRRKRLLVVHVDTLTWSTDVLPGMSPHSIGFKSVVMNVSDMAAKGVRPLGILFSLGLPKSYSVRDVEEIARGWRDAAAKYKLHVWGGDITEAPELIVTGAIVGVASENVIVKRVGARAGDLVACVGEFGLTSVAYKILLEGKEAPTKRVGLRAKRAVYYPKAYLREGLRLARLGVVTSSLDCSDGLAWSLHTLCSINGIGMIIRSIPIPREVWLYAERYNLDPWDLALYGGEEYALVFTLRRDAIKAIPSSLAKRIHVLGEVVTEKKVRLLVNGEEREVEPCGWEHFKSH; this is encoded by the coding sequence GTGAAGGTCTCCGATGTTGGGGAGTGGCTGCTCATTGATAAAATATGGAGAATTTTAATGAGGGATCCTAAGGAGATTATGGGTTCAAACGATGATGTCGTTGCCCGAAGAGTTAGAAGGAAGAGGTTGCTTGTCGTCCACGTCGACACGCTCACATGGAGCACAGATGTTCTCCCAGGGATGTCGCCTCACAGCATAGGGTTCAAATCAGTGGTTATGAATGTGAGCGACATGGCTGCTAAAGGAGTGAGACCTCTAGGCATCCTCTTCTCCCTTGGATTACCAAAAAGCTACAGTGTTAGAGATGTGGAGGAGATAGCTAGGGGGTGGAGGGATGCAGCTGCTAAGTACAAGCTCCATGTGTGGGGAGGTGACATCACTGAAGCACCCGAGCTCATTGTGACCGGTGCTATAGTTGGCGTTGCTAGTGAAAATGTTATAGTGAAGAGGGTAGGTGCCAGAGCGGGAGACCTAGTGGCCTGCGTAGGAGAGTTTGGACTGACGAGTGTGGCCTATAAAATACTTCTTGAGGGCAAAGAGGCTCCCACAAAGAGGGTGGGGTTGAGGGCAAAGAGAGCTGTTTACTATCCTAAGGCGTATTTGAGGGAGGGCTTAAGGTTAGCTCGATTAGGAGTAGTGACGTCGTCTCTCGATTGCAGTGACGGACTTGCATGGAGCTTACACACTCTATGTTCTATAAATGGCATCGGGATGATTATAAGGTCAATACCAATACCACGTGAAGTTTGGTTATATGCTGAAAGGTATAATCTTGATCCCTGGGATTTAGCACTGTATGGCGGTGAAGAGTATGCTCTCGTATTCACATTGAGGCGCGATGCCATAAAGGCGATACCAAGTAGCTTAGCCAAAAGGATCCATGTGCTGGGTGAAGTAGTTACTGAGAAGAAAGTAAGGCTGCTTGTGAATGGAGAGGAGAGAGAGGTAGAACCATGTGGATGGGAGCACTTTAAAAGTCATTAA
- a CDS encoding 50S ribosomal protein L1 translates to MSVSLGSIIEAVKEARRGANKRRFEQSFELIIAYEGLNLKDPAARINEVLALPNPIKGKEAKICVIAEGDLALKAKEAKADLILSKADVQKYQADKKQAKSLAKVYDFFLAQADLMPIIGRTLGPYLGPRGKMPTTITLGMDLVGLLNKFRSSIRVRIRNNPVVQCRVGVESMDDEEVAENIKAVIDFLQEKIRYPARISNAYVKLTMGPPVKIPIGRGG, encoded by the coding sequence ATGAGCGTGTCACTGGGTAGCATAATTGAGGCTGTTAAAGAGGCGAGAAGAGGGGCTAATAAGAGACGTTTTGAACAATCCTTTGAGCTAATAATAGCTTATGAGGGGCTCAACTTAAAGGATCCAGCTGCCAGGATCAATGAGGTCCTAGCGTTACCCAATCCGATTAAGGGTAAGGAGGCTAAGATATGTGTGATAGCTGAGGGGGATTTAGCCTTAAAGGCCAAGGAGGCTAAGGCTGATCTGATATTAAGTAAGGCTGATGTACAAAAATACCAAGCAGATAAGAAGCAAGCAAAGAGCTTGGCTAAAGTTTACGATTTCTTCCTTGCTCAAGCTGACTTAATGCCAATTATTGGTAGGACTCTAGGTCCGTATTTAGGGCCTAGAGGAAAGATGCCTACGACGATAACTTTAGGAATGGATTTGGTAGGCTTATTGAACAAGTTTAGGAGTTCCATTAGGGTGAGGATTAGAAATAACCCTGTTGTTCAATGCCGCGTTGGTGTTGAGAGTATGGATGATGAGGAGGTTGCAGAGAACATAAAAGCTGTAATAGACTTTCTTCAAGAAAAAATAAGGTACCCAGCTAGAATAAGTAATGCATATGTGAAGTTAACCATGGGACCGCCAGTTAAGATACCAATAGGACGAGGAGGTTAA
- the alaS gene encoding alanine--tRNA ligase: MIVPEEEYKLKFFVKRGFVRRRCKVCNSAFWTLNESRDVCGDAPCQDYTFIGRELKAGVDVSFVRKMFLDFFRGKGHEVIEPYPVVARWREDIYLTIASIAVFQPFVTDGVVPPPANPLVISQPCIRLVDIDNVGLTAGRHLTIFEMGGHHAFNYPDREVYWKEETVEYCHDFLINVVGVDEKAITYKEDFWVGGGNAGPDLEVCIDGLELATLVFMCFKVEEDNYIPMPIRIVDTGYGIERFTWFLSGKPTAFHAVYGNLVDRICSDADVMPPAHELLIKVAKASALMRVERGRTVDELRRELASIIGVPIKDLEKEIVPIEKVFALTDHAKCIAFMLADGIVPSNVGEGYLARLVIRRALKLCNSLGLEEGYLIKLVERQIEFWGNDYPKLLKKRNIVLEELNLEEEKFKELISRGRAMASRIVKSLEGKRIPTDMLLKLYDSHGLPPEVVKEEAEKHGMKIEVPDNFYGLVARLHQSPRVLKEEPRYDVSGLPPTKTLYYDNPRQLSFEAKVLRSGKGFVILDQTCFYPRGGGQEHDEGFIIFENSRFEVSEVLKIGDVILHLINGEVPEGAHVKGEVKAGRRLDLMRHHSATHVLLEAIRRVLGDHVWQAGAQKWPDRAHIDVTHYKVPTEEQIKLIESMANDVVFKNLLVKKNFVERDKAEKTYGLEIYQGGVVPGRIIRVVEIEGWNAQACGGMHVDSTGEIGLIKIIKVDKIQDGILRFEFKAGRAVLDYIEQLEKQLRSTAQVLECPLEQVPSVSGKLKLEIKQLRKEIEGLKSKVIEALIPSIAERYRRGEFIIDVELSGIDYEGMSMLSEKIIKEMKDVVLIIVSRLNDRNLLVVSCGREALSRGFAADKIAIEITRRAGGRAGGRREYAQGVVQDLKKAKEVIDELRNRLLTS, from the coding sequence ATGATTGTACCGGAAGAAGAGTATAAGCTAAAGTTTTTTGTGAAGAGAGGTTTTGTGAGGAGAAGGTGCAAGGTTTGTAATTCAGCATTCTGGACCCTTAATGAGAGTAGGGATGTGTGTGGAGATGCTCCTTGTCAAGACTACACCTTCATAGGTAGGGAGCTGAAAGCCGGAGTTGATGTCTCCTTTGTGAGAAAGATGTTCCTAGATTTTTTTAGAGGGAAAGGGCATGAGGTCATTGAGCCCTATCCAGTGGTTGCAAGGTGGCGTGAGGACATATATTTGACTATAGCTAGCATAGCTGTCTTTCAACCCTTTGTTACGGATGGCGTGGTACCGCCTCCTGCGAATCCCCTAGTTATATCGCAACCTTGCATCAGGTTAGTCGATATAGATAATGTCGGTTTAACTGCAGGTAGACACTTGACGATATTTGAAATGGGCGGACACCACGCCTTTAACTATCCTGATAGAGAGGTCTATTGGAAAGAGGAAACTGTTGAGTACTGCCATGACTTCTTAATTAATGTTGTTGGTGTTGATGAAAAAGCGATAACGTACAAGGAGGACTTCTGGGTTGGTGGGGGGAATGCAGGTCCTGATTTAGAGGTATGCATTGATGGATTAGAGCTTGCGACTCTCGTCTTCATGTGCTTCAAGGTTGAGGAGGACAATTACATTCCAATGCCTATTAGGATAGTTGATACCGGTTATGGTATTGAGAGGTTCACGTGGTTTTTAAGCGGGAAGCCTACAGCATTCCATGCTGTGTATGGTAACCTTGTAGATCGTATATGCTCTGATGCTGATGTGATGCCCCCCGCCCATGAGCTGTTAATTAAGGTTGCTAAAGCCTCAGCCCTCATGAGGGTCGAGAGGGGTAGAACCGTTGATGAGCTTAGAAGGGAACTAGCAAGCATCATAGGAGTTCCAATAAAAGATTTAGAGAAAGAGATAGTGCCTATCGAGAAGGTGTTCGCTCTAACTGACCATGCAAAGTGCATCGCATTCATGTTAGCTGATGGCATAGTACCATCAAATGTTGGTGAGGGCTACCTCGCTAGGCTCGTTATTAGGAGAGCTCTTAAATTATGCAACTCATTGGGTTTAGAGGAAGGATATCTGATTAAGCTTGTTGAAAGGCAAATAGAGTTTTGGGGGAATGATTACCCCAAGCTACTTAAGAAGCGGAACATTGTACTCGAGGAGCTTAACTTAGAGGAGGAGAAGTTTAAAGAACTTATTAGTCGTGGAAGAGCCATGGCTTCGAGGATCGTCAAAAGCCTTGAGGGGAAAAGAATCCCTACAGACATGCTTCTTAAGCTCTACGATTCTCATGGACTTCCACCTGAAGTAGTGAAGGAGGAAGCGGAGAAGCATGGAATGAAAATCGAGGTTCCTGATAACTTTTACGGCCTTGTGGCTCGACTTCATCAGTCTCCAAGAGTTTTAAAAGAAGAGCCACGATATGATGTGTCAGGTCTGCCGCCAACCAAGACCCTGTACTATGATAATCCACGCCAGTTGTCCTTTGAAGCGAAGGTTCTTAGAAGTGGTAAGGGTTTCGTCATCCTAGATCAAACATGCTTCTATCCTAGGGGTGGTGGTCAAGAACATGACGAGGGCTTCATAATTTTCGAAAATTCTAGGTTTGAGGTCTCGGAGGTCTTGAAGATAGGGGACGTCATCTTACACTTAATTAATGGTGAGGTGCCTGAAGGAGCTCACGTTAAGGGTGAAGTGAAGGCTGGAAGGAGACTTGACCTTATGAGGCATCACTCTGCAACTCACGTCTTGTTAGAGGCTATACGTAGAGTCTTGGGGGATCATGTATGGCAAGCTGGTGCACAAAAATGGCCTGACCGTGCACACATCGATGTAACCCACTATAAGGTCCCAACAGAAGAGCAGATTAAGTTGATAGAGAGTATGGCCAATGATGTTGTCTTTAAGAACCTTCTAGTTAAGAAGAACTTTGTAGAGAGGGATAAAGCTGAGAAGACATACGGTTTAGAGATATATCAAGGCGGTGTTGTACCCGGTAGGATAATCAGGGTTGTTGAGATAGAAGGTTGGAATGCACAAGCTTGTGGTGGGATGCACGTAGATTCAACCGGCGAGATAGGGTTAATCAAGATAATTAAGGTTGACAAGATACAAGATGGTATCTTGAGGTTTGAGTTTAAGGCGGGGAGGGCTGTACTGGACTATATAGAACAGTTAGAGAAGCAATTACGTAGTACTGCTCAAGTCTTGGAGTGCCCTCTAGAGCAGGTTCCAAGTGTTTCTGGTAAATTGAAGCTTGAAATTAAGCAGTTAAGAAAGGAAATTGAGGGGCTTAAGTCTAAGGTCATTGAAGCATTAATTCCAAGCATCGCGGAGAGATATAGAAGAGGAGAGTTCATAATAGATGTTGAGTTATCTGGTATTGATTATGAGGGGATGTCAATGCTCTCTGAGAAGATAATTAAGGAGATGAAGGATGTGGTTCTCATAATTGTCTCGAGGCTTAATGATAGAAACCTACTTGTAGTCTCATGTGGTAGAGAGGCATTAAGCAGAGGCTTTGCAGCTGACAAAATAGCCATAGAGATTACGAGAAGAGCTGGAGGAAGAGCTGGAGGAAGAAGAGAGTATGCTCAGGGTGTTGTACAGGATCTAAAGAAAGCTAAGGAAGTTATTGATGAACTTAGAAATAGGCTTCTAACATCCTAG
- the rpl12p gene encoding 50S ribosomal protein P1, with protein sequence MEYVYAALLLHHAGKKITEDAVKSILRAAGIEVDEVRIKALCAALREINIDEAIRGAVLPAISPAVAPQPTAAQTPAEKPKEEKKEEEKKEVASDETVAEGLSALFG encoded by the coding sequence TTGGAGTACGTCTATGCTGCTTTACTGCTTCATCATGCTGGTAAGAAGATAACTGAGGACGCCGTAAAATCAATACTTAGAGCCGCTGGTATAGAGGTGGATGAGGTTAGAATTAAGGCCTTATGTGCAGCCCTAAGAGAAATCAACATTGACGAAGCAATTAGAGGAGCTGTACTTCCAGCAATATCACCAGCAGTTGCACCACAACCAACAGCCGCTCAAACACCAGCAGAGAAACCTAAAGAGGAGAAGAAGGAAGAGGAGAAGAAGGAAGTTGCCTCTGACGAGACTGTTGCTGAAGGTTTAAGTGCCCTCTTTGGTTAA
- a CDS encoding radical SAM protein → MPPRVCIIDGYDDEPSGLGVPPYLDIYARYTAGAVWLANPYAEILYLTVDQLRENLSYYLKMLSRFDCIIFIAGVAVPGRYLGGTPIKLSELKAWSRLLIEPVKVLIGPVVSFGFGVEGGRTAILSKEIRRDFDYMFHPSFEKQVYELALSGFKRDLRLEASERDASFIAKAAIRGAKIVTQHPNYGFNLICEVETYWGCPRYIVGGCSFCIEPLYGEPRFRAVEDIVEEVRALYLNGVRHIRLGRQPDLFIYQSREVGEREFPKPNVEAIRSLFKGVKTVAPDLETLHIDNVNPGTVYHHKEESMEICKIIVEHHTPGDVAALGIESADPVVVKLNNLKVYPEEALEAIRIINIVGAKRGYNGLPHLLPGVNFVYGLKGETEKTYEDNLEFMKRVLEEGLMVRRINIRQVMAFPNTPMWEVGDSIIKRNKRIFKIYKRRMRVEVDLPMIKRVVPQWTKLRDCYVEKQGKGGTYARQAGSYPILVFLPYYRNTREKIDVIVLSHGFRSIVGVETPININNAPLKLLESLPGFSKPIIHLIAKKRPLKDLNEIRKLIPKEVTDKLELKI, encoded by the coding sequence ATGCCACCTAGAGTATGCATCATTGACGGCTACGATGACGAACCTAGTGGTTTAGGTGTACCTCCATACCTCGACATCTACGCTAGATATACTGCCGGCGCAGTATGGCTTGCTAACCCATATGCAGAGATCCTCTACTTAACTGTCGATCAATTAAGAGAGAACTTAAGCTATTACCTAAAAATGTTGTCGAGGTTCGATTGTATAATTTTCATAGCTGGAGTCGCTGTTCCAGGACGATACTTAGGTGGAACACCCATAAAGCTCAGCGAGCTTAAAGCCTGGTCTAGGCTTCTAATAGAACCTGTTAAGGTTCTAATAGGACCAGTAGTATCTTTCGGCTTTGGTGTTGAAGGTGGTCGAACTGCCATCTTATCTAAAGAAATAAGACGCGACTTCGATTACATGTTTCACCCTTCATTTGAGAAGCAAGTCTACGAGCTAGCGTTAAGCGGCTTTAAGAGAGATCTTAGATTAGAGGCCAGTGAAAGGGATGCGAGCTTCATAGCTAAAGCAGCTATTCGCGGAGCTAAAATAGTGACGCAGCACCCGAACTATGGCTTCAACTTAATATGTGAGGTAGAGACCTACTGGGGTTGCCCTAGATACATAGTCGGAGGATGTTCCTTCTGTATTGAGCCTCTCTATGGCGAGCCAAGATTTAGAGCTGTAGAAGACATAGTTGAGGAAGTGAGAGCGCTATATCTCAACGGTGTGAGACATATAAGGCTTGGTAGGCAACCAGACTTGTTTATATACCAATCGAGAGAGGTTGGTGAGAGAGAATTTCCAAAACCTAATGTCGAAGCTATTAGGAGCCTCTTCAAGGGTGTGAAGACTGTAGCCCCAGACCTCGAGACCCTACACATAGACAACGTCAACCCTGGAACTGTGTACCACCACAAGGAGGAGTCCATGGAGATATGCAAAATAATAGTGGAGCACCATACACCCGGTGACGTTGCAGCACTCGGTATTGAGTCAGCAGACCCGGTTGTCGTGAAGCTAAACAATCTCAAAGTCTATCCTGAAGAGGCTCTAGAAGCCATACGAATAATAAACATTGTAGGTGCTAAGAGAGGTTACAATGGACTCCCTCACCTACTGCCTGGCGTAAATTTCGTCTATGGGTTAAAGGGTGAGACTGAAAAGACATATGAAGATAACCTAGAGTTTATGAAAAGGGTCTTAGAAGAAGGATTAATGGTTCGTAGAATAAACATAAGACAAGTAATGGCATTTCCAAACACACCCATGTGGGAAGTAGGAGACTCCATAATAAAAAGGAATAAGAGGATCTTCAAAATCTATAAGAGGCGAATGAGAGTCGAAGTTGACCTACCGATGATTAAAAGAGTTGTGCCTCAATGGACTAAGTTAAGGGATTGTTACGTCGAGAAGCAAGGCAAAGGAGGAACTTATGCTAGACAAGCAGGATCCTATCCAATACTAGTCTTCTTACCATATTACCGTAACACCAGAGAAAAGATAGACGTAATCGTTTTGTCACATGGCTTTAGGTCCATCGTCGGTGTTGAAACACCAATAAACATAAACAACGCCCCCCTTAAACTCCTTGAAAGCTTACCAGGTTTCTCAAAGCCAATCATACACTTAATTGCGAAGAAGAGGCCCCTCAAAGATCTTAATGAAATTAGGAAGCTTATACCGAAGGAAGTGACCGACAAGTTAGAACTAAAGATTTAA
- a CDS encoding MFS transporter yields the protein MRGGIGVLILLIGYVMITFASQSIWVTFSPVVTNVALELQVSKELVGYLAVLYPLFFLILTIPSGLLLDRNFRLWLTFGAFTTFLGGFNRLFMPHSYPWLLTCQLLSAIGQPFLLNGFVPFATRIYEERRALIVSILSLSMYLGTISALATGYILYTSGGILMLILPTSIISILGMLIFAFGIQSIKEIKHQATFKFQFKDVINKKDLWLIGCILGLGIATFDNLATWLQPALETIGLGYIAGDAVALAIISGLIGVTFIPSVVAKANLRTLYIRGIAPLITIFYLTLSAYHDVIMVLLLLTSSGFLMLPAYPIIMDWIGKFHKKEVQGSATGFVGLVSRVISVILLFVAPSFIHGADVFFYFLTAIVASAFIFALLMPNDRKVLRE from the coding sequence ATGAGGGGTGGCATTGGAGTACTAATCCTTCTAATAGGATATGTGATGATAACCTTCGCTTCACAATCAATCTGGGTAACTTTCTCTCCTGTAGTAACGAATGTGGCTTTGGAACTGCAAGTCTCAAAAGAACTTGTCGGTTACTTAGCAGTTCTTTACCCCCTCTTCTTCTTAATTTTAACAATTCCATCAGGACTTCTACTGGACAGGAACTTCCGTCTATGGCTAACATTCGGCGCATTCACAACATTCTTAGGCGGCTTCAACAGGCTATTCATGCCACACTCGTATCCATGGCTCCTCACTTGTCAATTACTCTCAGCAATTGGGCAACCGTTCTTACTTAATGGGTTTGTTCCATTCGCAACGAGGATTTATGAGGAAAGAAGAGCACTTATAGTCTCGATATTGAGTCTATCTATGTACCTTGGAACCATATCTGCTCTAGCTACGGGGTACATCCTTTACACAAGTGGTGGAATTCTAATGTTGATTTTACCAACCTCAATAATCTCTATCCTCGGCATGCTCATATTTGCCTTTGGAATTCAAAGCATTAAGGAGATCAAACATCAAGCAACATTTAAGTTTCAATTTAAAGATGTCATAAACAAAAAAGATCTATGGCTTATCGGATGCATCCTAGGTCTAGGAATTGCAACATTTGACAACCTAGCTACTTGGCTTCAACCAGCACTTGAAACTATAGGGCTCGGGTACATTGCTGGAGATGCTGTAGCTTTAGCCATAATCTCTGGTTTAATTGGGGTTACCTTCATTCCAAGTGTTGTGGCTAAAGCCAATCTTAGAACTCTCTACATTAGAGGCATAGCTCCACTGATAACCATCTTCTATTTAACCTTATCAGCATATCACGATGTAATCATGGTGCTCCTGCTTCTCACATCCTCAGGCTTCCTCATGCTTCCAGCTTACCCAATAATAATGGACTGGATAGGGAAGTTCCATAAAAAAGAAGTTCAAGGAAGCGCTACAGGATTCGTTGGCTTAGTAAGCAGAGTTATATCTGTGATACTGCTATTCGTGGCTCCTAGCTTCATTCACGGCGCAGACGTCTTCTTCTACTTCTTAACAGCTATTGTAGCCTCAGCCTTCATCTTTGCACTACTAATGCCAAATGACAGGAAAGTACTTAGAGAATGA